In the genome of Ensifer adhaerens, one region contains:
- a CDS encoding glutaredoxin 3, producing MVPVTIYTRQMCGYCSAAKALLDRKGVNYTEHDASFDPKRRQEMMERSGRTTFPQIFIGEKHVGGCDDLHALDGAGKLDAMLAG from the coding sequence ATGGTTCCTGTCACGATCTACACGCGTCAGATGTGCGGTTACTGTTCTGCCGCCAAGGCGCTGCTTGACCGCAAGGGTGTCAACTATACCGAGCATGACGCCAGCTTCGATCCGAAGCGTCGCCAGGAAATGATGGAGCGTTCCGGCCGTACGACCTTTCCGCAGATATTCATCGGCGAAAAGCACGTCGGCGGTTGCGACGATCTGCATGCGCTCGATGGGGCCGGCAAGCTCGATGCGATGCTGGCCGGTTGA
- a CDS encoding 3-demethylubiquinone-9 3-methyltransferase, which translates to MSDAARTTIDQAEVDRFTAMAAEWWNPTGKFKPLHKFNPVRIRYIRDKACAHFGREANNHKPLEGLRILDIGCGGGLLSEPMARMGATVVGADASERNIAIASIHAAQSGVHVDYRAVTAEQLAAEGEKFDIILNMEVVEHVSDVDFFITTCASMVKPGGMMFIATINRTMKARALAIVGAEYVLRWLPKGTHQYEKLVRPEELEKPLLASGLQVEERTGVFFSPLTNQWNLSRDTDVNYMMLATRPA; encoded by the coding sequence ATGAGCGACGCTGCAAGAACCACGATCGATCAGGCCGAAGTCGACCGCTTCACCGCGATGGCGGCGGAATGGTGGAACCCGACCGGCAAGTTCAAGCCGCTGCACAAGTTCAATCCGGTGCGCATCCGCTATATCCGCGACAAGGCATGCGCGCATTTCGGCCGCGAAGCCAACAATCATAAGCCGCTCGAAGGCCTGCGGATTCTTGACATCGGCTGCGGCGGCGGCCTCCTCTCCGAACCGATGGCCCGCATGGGCGCCACGGTCGTGGGTGCGGATGCCTCCGAGCGCAACATCGCGATCGCTTCCATTCACGCCGCACAGTCCGGCGTCCATGTGGATTACCGCGCCGTCACCGCTGAACAGCTGGCTGCAGAAGGCGAAAAGTTCGATATCATTCTCAACATGGAAGTGGTCGAGCATGTTTCGGACGTCGACTTCTTCATCACCACCTGCGCCTCCATGGTGAAACCCGGCGGCATGATGTTCATCGCCACGATCAACCGCACCATGAAGGCAAGAGCGCTTGCAATCGTCGGCGCGGAATACGTGCTGCGCTGGCTGCCGAAGGGCACGCATCAATATGAAAAGCTGGTTCGCCCGGAAGAGCTCGAAAAGCCGCTGCTCGCCTCCGGCCTGCAGGTCGAGGAGCGTACCGGCGTTTTCTTCAGCCCACTCACAAACCAGTGGAATCTGTCCCGCGACACGGACGTCAATTACATGATGCTGGCGACGCGACCCGCTTGA
- a CDS encoding Predicted amidohydrolase → MTKVKVAAVQMCSGVSVERNVERMRALVAEAAAHGATYVQTPEMTGALQRDRAALMASLKPEAHDLVYRAASELAAQNSIFMHVGSTAIALGSEKVANRGFLFGPDGSLITSYDKIHMFDVDLDNGESWRESRTYNPGAAARVAQLPFGKLGFAVCYDVRFPQLFRAEALAGAEILTVPAAFTKQTGEAHWEILLRARAIENGAFLIAPAQGGVHEDGRETYGNSMIVNPWGQILARAGGAGEAVLVAEIDTAEVAAARGKIPNLKNAREFAVETVGA, encoded by the coding sequence ATGACGAAGGTCAAGGTTGCTGCCGTCCAGATGTGCTCGGGCGTCTCGGTCGAAAGGAATGTGGAGCGGATGCGCGCGCTTGTTGCGGAAGCCGCAGCTCATGGCGCGACCTATGTCCAGACTCCGGAGATGACCGGCGCGCTGCAACGCGATCGTGCAGCACTGATGGCATCGCTGAAGCCAGAGGCACATGATCTCGTCTATCGCGCTGCCTCCGAACTCGCAGCCCAGAATTCCATCTTCATGCATGTCGGCTCGACGGCCATTGCGCTCGGGAGCGAGAAGGTGGCCAACCGTGGTTTCCTCTTCGGGCCCGACGGTTCGCTGATCACCTCCTATGACAAGATCCACATGTTCGATGTCGATCTCGACAACGGCGAAAGCTGGCGTGAGAGCCGGACCTACAATCCGGGTGCTGCGGCGCGCGTGGCGCAGCTTCCCTTTGGCAAGCTCGGATTTGCGGTTTGCTATGACGTCCGTTTTCCTCAGCTGTTTCGCGCTGAAGCGCTGGCCGGTGCGGAAATCCTGACGGTTCCTGCCGCCTTTACGAAGCAGACCGGTGAGGCGCATTGGGAAATCCTGTTGCGCGCCCGCGCCATCGAAAACGGCGCATTCCTGATTGCCCCCGCCCAGGGCGGCGTGCACGAGGACGGCCGCGAGACCTATGGCAATTCGATGATCGTCAATCCCTGGGGCCAGATTCTGGCCCGTGCCGGCGGCGCGGGAGAGGCCGTTCTGGTGGCCGAGATCGACACCGCCGAAGTTGCTGCCGCGCGCGGGAAAATCCCGAACCTGAAGAACGCACGGGAATTCGCCGTCGAAACGGTCGGTGCGTGA
- a CDS encoding Outer membrane protein OmpA produces MFKKIALSLLAATFLSACTTTDPYTGEQKMSNTAGGAMIGAGLGAVTGLLVGQDANSRRNAALIGAGIGALGGGLVGNYMDSQESELRRQLQGTGVSVTRDGDSIDLNMPSNITFPTDQDAVKSEFYPTLNSVAIVLKKFNKTLIDVNGFTDSTGSLRHNQDLSQRRAISVANYLASQGVDARRMSAVGFADSQPVASNATEAGRAQNRRVEIHISPLREN; encoded by the coding sequence ATGTTCAAGAAAATCGCCCTCAGCCTCCTTGCCGCAACCTTCCTCTCGGCCTGCACGACGACCGACCCTTATACGGGCGAGCAGAAGATGTCGAACACCGCCGGCGGTGCGATGATTGGCGCTGGGCTCGGCGCCGTCACCGGTCTTCTGGTGGGGCAGGATGCGAATTCGAGACGCAACGCGGCGCTGATTGGTGCCGGCATCGGCGCCCTCGGCGGCGGCTTGGTCGGCAATTATATGGATAGCCAGGAATCGGAACTGCGCCGTCAGCTTCAGGGCACAGGCGTTTCGGTGACGCGTGACGGAGACTCCATCGACCTGAACATGCCGTCCAATATTACATTCCCGACCGATCAGGATGCGGTGAAGTCGGAATTCTATCCGACACTGAATTCGGTGGCGATCGTCTTGAAGAAGTTCAACAAGACGCTGATCGACGTGAACGGCTTCACCGATTCCACCGGTAGCCTCAGACACAACCAGGATCTGTCGCAGCGCCGTGCCATTTCGGTTGCCAATTATCTGGCAAGCCAGGGCGTGGATGCGCGTCGCATGTCGGCCGTCGGCTTCGCCGATTCGCAACCGGTGGCAAGCAACGCGACAGAGGCGGGCCGCGCACAGAACCGCCGCGTCGAAATTCACATTTCGCCGCTGCGCGAGAACTGA